DNA from Dietzia lutea:
ACCTCAAGCTCTTCCCATGACGGAGGTGCCAGGAAGACGGTCGTGCCCTCGGGCAGGGACTCGCGGATCTGACGGACCCCGGCCAGATCGACCTCGATGAGGACGGGCCGGCCCTCGTCCAGGGCGCGGCGGACCGGCTCGGCGGGGGTGCCGGAGAGCTGGAGTCCCCGGTGGATCTCGGCCCACTCCAGCATGCGGCCCCCCGCGACCGCGTCGCGGAACTCCTCGGTGGTGACGAAGTAGTAGTCGCGACCGTCGACCTCGCCGGGGCGGGGGTCGCGGGTGGTCATGGAGACGCTGAAGTAGAGATCGGACAGGCGCTCGCGCAGGCGGGCGACGACGGTTGACTTGCCGACAGCGGAGGGGCCGGCCAAGACGATCAGCCGGCCCCTCTTCGCCGTCGCCTCCGGGGCAACCCCGGACGACGGTGTGTTCATTCGCCGATCAGTCGACCGTGAAGTCGAACCGCTCGAGCAGTGCGCGACGCTGGCGGTCACCGAGACCACGCAGACGGCGCGTCGGCGCGATCTCCAGCTCGGTCATGATCTCCTGAGCCTTGACCTTGCCGACCTTCGGCAGGGCCTCGAGCAGCGCCGAGACCTTCATCTTGCCGAGGATCTCGTCGCTCTCGGCATCCTTGAGCACCTGCTTGAGGTCGGTGCCGCCGCGCTTCAGGCGCTCCTTGAGCTCAGCCCGGGCGCGACGGGCGGCAGCCGCCTTCTCCAGAGCAGCAGCGCGCTGCTCATCGGTCAACTGGGGAAGGGCCACAATTCCTCCGTCTCGTTCGTGTGTGTCTCATGACTCACGCGGGTGTCCACCGTAGGACACCCCCGCCTGGTGTGCGGTGACCGTCCCCGGCGCGTCCGCGGGCTGCGGATCGCCTCCGGGAGCGGGCGCTCCCTCGTGCTCACCGTACCCGGGCGGTTCCGACTCCCCCGAGGGGATGTCCACTGTTCCGGGCCTGATGACCTCAGCAACAGTACGCGGCCGAGGGACCCCGTACCAGCGCAGGGCCCCGTAGCGGTACCCCGTCTGAACTGCGCATTGGCGTGGTGAGGTTGTACAGAAGACTAGCGGCGCGCCTCGGCCGCCGCGAGTCGAACCACCCGAATGCCGCCGATCCGGCTCCCGTCGGGGACGCCGGTGACGTGTCGCCATGTGACGCGGGTGCACCGGAGAGGACGGCGGTGACTCAGGAGCCGCCGCCGAACCTGTACTGTGCCGCCAGGTCGCACACGACGGTCCGCATCGCGTCGACGTCCGGGCCAGCTCGGAGGACGTGGCGCGAGACGTTGACCAGGGTGAGCGGCAGCGCCGGCCCGGCGATCCTCCTGACGTCCTCGAGGGTGCCGCCCTGCTCCCCCACGCCCGGCATGAGGACTGGCCCGTGCAGCGCGTCCAACCGTGGCGGATCGGCGACCGTGGCCCCCACGACCACACCGAAGGGGCCGGGCACCCCCGGGTCGGCCGGGCCGTTGCGGCGGCCCACCTCGTCGACCACCGCCTGCGCGACCGACCCCGAGGACCCGAGCGAGCGCTGCAACGGACCCGCTTCGGGATTGGAGGTACGGGCGAGGACGAACAGCCCCCGCCCGGTCTCCGAGGCCGCCTCGAACGCGGCGTCCAGCGATCCGACCCCGAGGTACGGGGAGACGGTGAGCGCATCACACGCGAGCGGAGAGGAATCGCGCAGCCACGCCCGGGCGTACCCGGCCATGGTCGAGCCGATGTCGCCGCGTTTGGCGTCCGCGACGGACAGCGCACCGGCCTCGCCGATCCGGGCGAGGACCTGTTCGAGAACGCCGATACCGGCCGAGCCGTGCTCCTCGAAGAACGCGACCTGCGGCTTGACCGCCGGCACGAGGTCCGCGAACGCCTCGAGCGACCGGTGTGCGAACTCGGCGAGCCCGTCGGGGTCCGCCCCGAGCCCCCACGCCTCGAGCAGTGCGGGGTGCGGATCGATCCCCACGCAGAGGTTGCCGCGGACGGAGACCGCTGAGCGCAACCGCTCGCCGAAGGGGGCCCGGGGGGCGGAGACGTTCATCAGGAGGCGAACCCCGAGTGCAGGTCCTGCAGCGGGCTCACGGCGACGTCGCCGCGGCGGGTCGCCTCGATGCCGTGGACGGCGGCCGTGGCGCCCTGGACGGTGGTGACGCACGGGACGCGACGCGAGATGGCGGCGGAGCGGATCTCGTGCCCGTCCGCCCGGGTCCCGCCCGTCGAGGAGGCGATGTTGAGGATGAGGTCCACCTCGTCGGCGTTGATGCGGTCGACGATCGTCCGCACCGCGTTGCCCTCGGCGTCCACGGGACCCGTGCCCGACTCGGAGAGCTTCGCCACGGTCTCGCACGCGATCCCGTAGCGCCGCAGCATCAGCGCCGTCCCCTCGGTGGCCAGCACGGTGAACCCGAGAGCGGCGAGGCGCTGCGCGGGGAACACCATCGAGCGCTTGTCCCGGTTCGCGACCGAGACGAACACGGTGCCCGACGTGGGGAGGACACCCTCGGCGGCGAGCTGCCCCTTGGCGAAGGCGACGGCGAAGTCGGGCCCGATGCCCATGACCTCGCCGGTCGACTTCATCTCCGGGCTCAGCAGGGAGTCGACGGTGTCGCCTTCCGGGGTGCGGAAGCGGTTGAACGGGAGGACCGCCTCCTTGACCGCGACGGGCGCGTCCGCGGGCAGCGAGCCACCGTCCCGGTCCGAGGGCAGGAGCCCCTCCTCGCGCAGCGCGGCGATCGACTCGCCCATCATGATCCGGGCGCAGGCCTTGGCCAGGTGGACACCGGTCGCCTTGGAGACGAACGGCACGGTGCGGCTGGCGCGCGGGTTGGCCTCGAGGACGTAGAGGACGTCGTCCTTGATGGCGTACTGCACGTTCATCAGACCCTTGACGTCGATGCCGAAGGCGAGGGCCTCGCTCGAACGGCGGACACGGTCGATGTCGTCCTGGCCGAGGGTGATCGGCGGGAGCGCGCAGGCGGAGTCGCCCGAGTGGATACCGGCCTCCTCGATGTGCTCCATCACGCCACCGAGGTAGACCTCGGTGCCATCACACAGGATGTCGACGTCGATCTCGACGGCGTCGTCGAGGAAGCGGTCCACCAGGACCGGCCGGTCCGGGCTGATCTCGGTCGCCCGGTCGATGTAGGAGCGCAGGGAGGCCTCGTCGTAGACGATCTCCATGCCCCGGCCGCCCAGCACGTAGGACGGGCGCACGAGAACCGGGTAGCCGATGTCCGCGGCGATGGTCGTGGCCTCCTCCGCGTTGATCGCGGTGCCGAACGCGGGGGCGGGCAGGCCGGCGCGGACCAGCACCTCGCCGAACTCGCGGCGGTCCTCGGCAAGATCGATGGCGGACGGGCTGGTGCCGACGATCGGCACCCCGGCCTCCTCGAGCTGGGCGGCCAGGCCGAGCGGGGTCTGTCCGCCGAGCTGGACGAGGACGCCCGCGACCGTTCCCGACTCGGACTCGGCGTGGTAGACCTCCATGACGTCCTCGAACGTGAGCGGCTCGAAGTAGAGGCGGTCCGCCGTGTCGTAGTCGGTCGAGACGGTCTCCGGGTTGCAGTTGACCATCACGGTCTCGTACCCGGCCTCGGACAGGGTCAGGGCGGCGTGCACGCACGAGTAGTCGAACTCGATGCCCTGGCCGATCCGGTTGGGACCGGAGCCCAGGATGATGACCTTCTCCCGCTCGGTCTGCGGAGTGACCTCCGACTCGGCGCCGGGGTCGAGCTCG
Protein-coding regions in this window:
- the gmk gene encoding guanylate kinase; translation: MNTPSSGVAPEATAKRGRLIVLAGPSAVGKSTVVARLRERLSDLYFSVSMTTRDPRPGEVDGRDYYFVTTEEFRDAVAGGRMLEWAEIHRGLQLSGTPAEPVRRALDEGRPVLIEVDLAGVRQIRESLPEGTTVFLAPPSWEELEVRLRGRGTEPHDVVARRLETAKVEMEARDEFDVVVVNDELEAAVDELVSLLVGRD
- the mihF gene encoding integration host factor, actinobacterial type yields the protein MALPQLTDEQRAAALEKAAAARRARAELKERLKRGGTDLKQVLKDAESDEILGKMKVSALLEALPKVGKVKAQEIMTELEIAPTRRLRGLGDRQRRALLERFDFTVD
- the pyrF gene encoding orotidine-5'-phosphate decarboxylase; amino-acid sequence: MNVSAPRAPFGERLRSAVSVRGNLCVGIDPHPALLEAWGLGADPDGLAEFAHRSLEAFADLVPAVKPQVAFFEEHGSAGIGVLEQVLARIGEAGALSVADAKRGDIGSTMAGYARAWLRDSSPLACDALTVSPYLGVGSLDAAFEAASETGRGLFVLARTSNPEAGPLQRSLGSSGSVAQAVVDEVGRRNGPADPGVPGPFGVVVGATVADPPRLDALHGPVLMPGVGEQGGTLEDVRRIAGPALPLTLVNVSRHVLRAGPDVDAMRTVVCDLAAQYRFGGGS
- the carB gene encoding carbamoyl-phosphate synthase large subunit — protein: MPRRTDINHVLVIGSGPIVIGQASEFDYSGTQACRVLKSEGLRVTLVNSNPATIMTDPEFADATYVEPITPEYIDKIFVREAEQGHPVDAVLATLGGQTALNAAMQLDAQGILTKHGVELIGADIPAINRGEDRQTFKDIVASVGGESARSAVCHTMEEVHATVAELGLPVVVRPSFTMGGLGSGLAFTTEDLERIAGGGLSASPTANVLIEESILGWKEFELELMRDNKDNVVVVCSIENVDALGVHTGDSVTVAPSMTLTDREFQDMRDLGIAIIREVGVDTGGCNIQFAVNPVDGRIVVIEMNPRVSRSSALASKATGFPIAKIAARLAIGYSLDEITNDITGETPACFEPTLDYVVVKAPRFAFEKFPGADDTLTTTMKSVGEAMSLGRNYREALGKVMRSLETRAAGFWTLPDEVIAPGRSTDVSAVLDDLRRPTEGRMYDVELALRLGATVEQVHEASGIDPWFVDEVAALVELRQEIIDAPVVDEPLLRRAKHNGLSDAQIAALRPEFAGAEGVQRLRHRLGVRPVYKTVDTCAAEFEAKTPYHYSTYELDPGAESEVTPQTEREKVIILGSGPNRIGQGIEFDYSCVHAALTLSEAGYETVMVNCNPETVSTDYDTADRLYFEPLTFEDVMEVYHAESESGTVAGVLVQLGGQTPLGLAAQLEEAGVPIVGTSPSAIDLAEDRREFGEVLVRAGLPAPAFGTAINAEEATTIAADIGYPVLVRPSYVLGGRGMEIVYDEASLRSYIDRATEISPDRPVLVDRFLDDAVEIDVDILCDGTEVYLGGVMEHIEEAGIHSGDSACALPPITLGQDDIDRVRRSSEALAFGIDVKGLMNVQYAIKDDVLYVLEANPRASRTVPFVSKATGVHLAKACARIMMGESIAALREEGLLPSDRDGGSLPADAPVAVKEAVLPFNRFRTPEGDTVDSLLSPEMKSTGEVMGIGPDFAVAFAKGQLAAEGVLPTSGTVFVSVANRDKRSMVFPAQRLAALGFTVLATEGTALMLRRYGIACETVAKLSESGTGPVDAEGNAVRTIVDRINADEVDLILNIASSTGGTRADGHEIRSAAISRRVPCVTTVQGATAAVHGIEATRRGDVAVSPLQDLHSGFAS